The Balearica regulorum gibbericeps isolate bBalReg1 chromosome 5, bBalReg1.pri, whole genome shotgun sequence genome window below encodes:
- the LOC142601866 gene encoding LOW QUALITY PROTEIN: leucine-rich repeat-containing protein 9-like (The sequence of the model RefSeq protein was modified relative to this genomic sequence to represent the inferred CDS: inserted 1 base in 1 codon; substituted 2 bases at 2 genomic stop codons): protein MTQCSQGVEPDVLKDQKSFPCLAKIIPLHLILKKLITVLNLDDQHXFRTSYLEKLEHLRWASFNNNNLTQIEGIMSCLNLTXLTLDKSYNSTLDGISKLTRLTRHSVNNHLISLKRHVLENLSHLHYIFTENRITSLAGLKKTYSLIELYITNNFVYINQENIFTIGLTNLIILDVSRNRIVWKQDHYQLFLLFHLPSLKALDGIAVEPTEGESAKDLFGGKLTSDMTADRPAHSNFTEMQELNWTTSNIRSVELVLADQFRNVCSVSLLNNNFMSFSGLIFLPNAKVLFLNYNHIESILPGQKLPNQVTNRQQLYXKVASHVYGQQRLAKGTLYAEYTDQIILMANNVILS, encoded by the exons ATGACCCAG TGTTCTCAAGGAGTAGAACCTGATGTTCTAAAGGATCAGAAGTCTTTTCCTTGTTTAGCCAAAATCATCCCACTTCATCTTATCTTAAAGAAACTG ATCACTGTCTTAAATCTGGATGACCAAC TCTTCAGAACTTCCTACTTGGAAAAATTGGAGCATTTAAGATGGGCATCATTTAACAACAACAATCTCACACAAATAGAAGGAATAATGTCTTGTCTTAACCTCACATAACTCACTTTAGATAAAAGCTACAATTCAACACTAGATG gAATTTCAAAGCTCACCAGACTTACAAGACATAGCGTAAACAACCATCTTATCAGCCTCAAAAGACATGTGCTTGAAAATCTGTCTCATCTTCATTACATTTTCACTGAGAACAGAATCACATCATTAGCTGGTTTAAAGAAAACTTACTCCCTGATAGAGCTATACATAACTAATAACTTTGTTTATATCAACCAAGAGAACATATTTACTATT GGTTTAACTAATCTGATAATTTTGGACGTGAGTAGAAATAGAATAGTCTGGAAACAAGATCACTACCAactatttcttttattccatCTTCCCTCTCTCAAAGCCTTAGATGGCATCGCAGTA GAGCCAACAGAAGGAGAAAGCGCAAAAGATTTGTTTGGAGGCAAACTCACCTCTGACATGACTGCAGATAGACCGGCACATTCCAACttcacagaaatgcaagaaTTAAATTGGACAACCTCTAATATCAGGT CTGTAGAACTGGTGTTAGCAGACCAGTTTAGAAATGTCTGCAGTGTGAGTTTACTGAACAATAATTTCATGTCTTTCAGTGGTTTAATCTTCCTTCCTAATGCCAAG GTATTGTTTCTTAACTACAATCACATTGAATCAATACTGCCTGGACAAAAGCTCCCAAATCAGGTAACAAATAGGCAGCAGCTGTACTGAAAAGTGGCCTCTCATGTCTATGGACAGCAAAGACTTGCAAAAGGAA